The proteins below come from a single uncultured Carboxylicivirga sp. genomic window:
- a CDS encoding Ig-like domain-containing protein — protein MKAKKLITRLFFGALLMMYSHSLFSQTVISGTVNNYVDIIKVTDPGCEDCATGEDCWYRIEVSDASGFNPGDRVLIVQMKGATIDVTNSASGGQITDIGNAGNYEFFLVGKVDYDNKIIYPRGGLKRTYDNLGLIQLVKVPTYSGDVEINNDLIADAWDPNTGRGGIVAIFVDGTLTMNADIDVHGKGYQGVVVNTNGSPDNCSIDPATQMVKPSSNSDVSPKGQGIVVDDPNTNGGRAPRANGGGGGVSGDTGGGGGSNFGAGGNGGDRWCNAEDSGNPVVTAGGIGGTSMVQYINTNRIYFGGAGGAGFVTNGNSATAANGGGLVVIRANKIICNNHVIDASGSSPSAAGTGIDGGGGGGGGGTVAFEIKEFEGSLTINVSGGDGQDLQTSTLHGPGGGGGGGAFLYNLPQLPSGINVVATGGEGGEHLSGKRNGSTDGTDGGIVSYFDFIYSDVDSDFDGISDECDLDTDNDGILDSDEDGGSGFDPSKDADGDGIPNYKDSDDNTPGFPPFIDTNNDWINDIYDRDKDHIPDFQDLDSDNDGFLDAEEAGGIADPSGILANYVDNDLDGLNDNVDPDMGGTPLLLPDDDNDSAPDFVDLDSDNDGISDAYESRDKIIETGIDTDKDGIDDAYDADQGGSLNTKIDHDGDSIYDMFDIDSDNDGIADYYETSNIEPLNSDADNDGIDDAYDIDNTGGTDADGDWMDDQSIPGDTDGDGLDDFLDIDSDGDGIVDNIEGQATASYIAPTGTDTDQDGLDDAYDTDNGGYSTYPVDTDGDLSADYKDLDSDEDGESDMIEAYDINRDGISDILPASNDTDNDGLDDNFDDVNGKDATDGGEKPTDYPDVDDPGDDRDWRQNLPRVYLSLDKAIIQENAQSATFTVSLSQTTYLPVTVSLSYDGTAGVTDYNVALGTNATNANTIVIPAGQLSGSITITSVDDAFAEDAETVIAEIASVDYAKEETDQKKTITISDNDGPGITVSTISNDISEDGQTATFTIVLNSAPTNDVSISISSNNPAEGQTSVNSVTFNSTNWNVPKVITVTPVDDIMDEPDRLFQIVFGAASSLDTDYKDLSINSVNVTNIDNDEAPTISFDTTSSNGSESVNSVNVKVNLSTPSAYPITVDYSVSGSANSSDHGLINGTLSIAAGSNSGFITISSINDDKIDELDETVILTLSNPSFATLGTNTTHTYTIIDNDVAGITITQSGTSNSTSEDKTTDSFTIKLDSQPTSDVVINITGVDASEGSLDKTQLTFTSANWNTAQTVTVTGVDDDLVDGDISYSLSIAVDNATSDDTYDNISETVSVTNTDNDVAGITITQSGTSNSTSEDKTTDSFTVKLDSQPTSDVVINITGVDASEGSLDKTQLTFTSANWNTAQTVTVTGVDDDLVDGDISYSLSIAVDNATSDDTYDNISETVSVTNTDNDVAGITITQSGTSNSTSEDKTTDSFTVKLDSQPTSDVVINITGVDASEGSLDKTQLTFTSGNWNTAQTVTVTGVDDDLVDGDISYSLSIAVDNATSDDTYDNISETVSVTNTDNDVAGITITQSGTSNSTSEDKTTDSFTVKLDSQPTSNVVINITGVDASEGSLDKTQLTFTSENWNTAQTVTVTGVDDNLVDGDITYTLSVAVNNATSDNTYDNISETVSVTNTDNDAAGIIIYQTDGDTKTTEDGSQDSFSVVLRTEPTSDVVINITGLDASEGSLDKTQLTFTSANWNTPQTVTVTGVDDVLVDGDITYDLSIAVDNDNTDDTYDNISETVPVTNTDNDAAGIIINQTDGDTKTTEDGSQDSFSVVLRTEPTSDVVINITGVDASEGSLDKTQLTFTSANWNTAQTVTVTGVDDDLVDGDITYTLSVAVNNATSDNTYDNISETVSVTNTDNDAAGIIINQTDGDTKTTEDGSQDSFSVVLRTEPTSDVVINITGLDASEGSLDKTQLTFTSANWNTPQTVTVTGADDVLVDGDITYDLSIAVDNDNTDDTYDNISETVPVTNTDNDAAGIIINQTDGDTKTSEDGSQDSFSVVLRTEPTSDVVINITGLDASEGSLDKTQLTFTSANWNTPQTVTVTGVDDVLVDGDITYDLSIAVDNDNTDDTYDNISETVPVTNTDNDAAGIIINQTDGDTKTSEDGSQDSFSVVLRTEPTSDVVINITGVDDSEGSLDKSQLTFTSTNWNTAQTVTVTGVDDELVDGDITYSLSVAVNNDTSDDTYDNISETVSVINTDNDAAGIIINQTDGDTKTSEDGNSDSFSVVLRTEPTSDVVINITGLDASEGSLDKTQLTFTSANWNTPQTVTVTGVDDELVDGDITYDLSIAVDNDNSDDTYDNISETVSVINTDNDAAGIIINQTDGDTKTSEDGNSDSFSVVLRTEPTSDVVINITGLDASEGSLDKTQLTFTSANWNTPQTVTVTGVDDELVDGDITYDLSIAVDNDNSDDTYDNISETVSVTNTDNDAAGIIINQTDGDTKTTEDGSQDSFSVVLRTEPTSDVVINITGVDASEGSLNRSQLTFTSANWDTPQTVTITGVNDYLVDGDISYTLSIAVNNASSDDTYDGIDENVSVTNMDNDVAGIIVTETNGYTETSEDENADYFYVVLRTKPTSDVQINITGIDASEGLLDKYQLTFTSTNWSTAQMVTVKGMDDDLVDGDITYTLSVAVDNATSDDTYDDIREAVSVTNTDNDLEVTEIIANDDVAQTDMNTDVTINVLENDINVNTSEANITITSKIVGGTAVINSDNTITVVPSTGFTGEISLTYEVCNAENVCASAKITVTVNAINQAPVAIDDQYSVVEGNTLEGASLLNNDSDPDGDDLTINITPIAIPDHGSLIIHTDGTFTYTPDEEYIGEDSFTYEVCDNGTPQQCSSATVFITVEKWDNDGDGISNEIEGDVDTDGDGTLDRDDTDSDNDGILDEEEGNIDSDGDSTANYKDTDSDDDGIPDEVEGTDDADDDGLPNYIDPDSDGDGLSDAEEGTDDYDNDGLPNYLDDDSDNDGVSDAVEGDVDTDQDGMPDYLDEDSDNDGVLDINEGEGDCDNDGIENRLDPDRCYGEYELELFEGFSPNNDGDNDTYNIPWLYQFNQVSIEVFNRWGNVVYKQGRYQNNWNGESNVGFSIGKDLPVGTYYYIIKVHDINKTLTGYIYLNR, from the coding sequence ATGAAAGCAAAAAAGTTAATTACAAGGCTCTTCTTTGGGGCTTTGCTGATGATGTATTCTCATTCCTTATTTAGCCAAACGGTAATAAGTGGTACGGTGAATAATTATGTGGATATCATTAAAGTGACAGATCCTGGATGTGAAGATTGTGCAACTGGAGAAGACTGTTGGTACAGAATTGAGGTTAGTGATGCTTCCGGATTTAATCCGGGAGACCGAGTACTAATCGTTCAAATGAAAGGTGCAACAATTGATGTTACCAACTCGGCCTCGGGAGGTCAGATTACCGACATTGGTAATGCTGGTAACTACGAGTTTTTCTTAGTTGGTAAAGTTGACTATGACAACAAAATTATCTATCCCAGAGGCGGATTAAAAAGAACTTACGATAATCTGGGACTTATTCAATTAGTAAAGGTTCCAACATATTCTGGCGATGTTGAAATCAACAACGACCTTATAGCTGATGCATGGGATCCAAATACAGGCAGAGGGGGTATTGTAGCCATATTTGTTGATGGTACCCTAACCATGAATGCTGATATTGATGTTCATGGTAAAGGTTATCAGGGAGTAGTGGTAAATACAAATGGTTCACCTGATAACTGTAGTATTGACCCTGCAACACAAATGGTAAAACCATCATCAAATAGTGACGTTAGTCCTAAAGGACAGGGAATTGTTGTGGACGATCCTAATACAAACGGCGGACGTGCCCCCCGTGCAAACGGTGGTGGTGGCGGAGTTAGCGGCGACACCGGTGGTGGTGGTGGTTCCAACTTCGGCGCCGGTGGTAATGGAGGTGATCGCTGGTGTAACGCCGAAGATAGCGGTAATCCTGTTGTAACTGCTGGTGGTATTGGAGGTACTAGCATGGTTCAGTACATCAATACCAACCGTATTTATTTTGGTGGTGCCGGTGGTGCCGGTTTTGTAACAAATGGCAATTCAGCAACAGCCGCTAATGGCGGTGGTTTAGTCGTTATCAGAGCCAATAAAATTATTTGTAATAATCATGTAATTGATGCTTCAGGATCATCTCCTTCAGCTGCCGGAACCGGCATTGATGGTGGTGGCGGCGGTGGCGGTGGTGGTACCGTGGCTTTCGAAATAAAAGAATTTGAAGGATCATTAACCATTAACGTTAGCGGTGGCGATGGTCAGGATTTACAAACATCAACCCTTCATGGCCCGGGTGGTGGTGGTGGAGGTGGTGCCTTCCTATACAACCTTCCTCAACTTCCTTCTGGCATTAATGTAGTGGCTACAGGAGGAGAAGGTGGAGAACACCTAAGTGGTAAACGTAACGGTTCTACCGATGGTACAGATGGTGGTATTGTGTCTTACTTCGATTTTATTTATTCTGATGTTGACTCTGATTTCGATGGCATTAGTGATGAATGTGATTTAGATACAGATAATGATGGAATTCTTGATTCAGACGAAGATGGTGGTTCTGGCTTCGATCCAAGTAAAGATGCAGATGGTGATGGAATCCCTAATTATAAAGATAGTGACGATAATACACCTGGTTTCCCACCATTTATTGACACTAACAATGACTGGATCAATGATATTTACGACAGAGACAAAGATCATATTCCAGACTTTCAGGATTTAGATAGTGATAATGATGGCTTTTTGGATGCCGAAGAAGCTGGAGGCATTGCTGATCCTTCAGGCATATTAGCAAATTATGTCGACAATGATTTGGATGGATTAAACGATAATGTAGATCCCGACATGGGAGGTACTCCTCTCCTACTTCCTGACGATGACAATGATTCGGCTCCTGACTTTGTCGACTTAGATTCCGACAATGATGGAATATCAGATGCCTATGAATCAAGAGACAAAATAATTGAAACAGGTATTGACACCGATAAAGATGGTATTGATGATGCATACGATGCCGACCAAGGAGGATCTTTAAATACAAAAATTGATCATGATGGTGATTCTATTTATGATATGTTTGATATCGATTCGGATAACGACGGCATTGCCGATTATTACGAAACATCAAATATTGAACCTCTAAACTCTGATGCTGATAATGATGGTATTGATGATGCTTATGACATTGATAATACTGGCGGTACTGATGCAGATGGAGACTGGATGGATGATCAATCAATTCCGGGTGATACCGACGGTGATGGATTAGATGACTTTTTAGACATAGATTCTGACGGTGATGGCATTGTTGATAACATCGAAGGTCAAGCAACTGCATCTTATATTGCTCCAACCGGAACAGATACAGATCAGGATGGATTAGATGATGCGTACGATACCGACAATGGTGGTTATAGCACTTATCCGGTAGATACAGATGGTGATTTATCAGCCGATTATAAAGACTTAGATTCAGATGAAGATGGAGAATCGGATATGATTGAAGCTTATGACATCAATCGTGATGGAATAAGTGATATCCTGCCTGCATCTAACGATACAGACAATGATGGGTTGGACGACAACTTTGATGATGTAAACGGAAAAGACGCAACGGACGGAGGTGAGAAACCTACCGATTATCCTGATGTTGATGATCCGGGTGATGATAGAGACTGGAGACAAAATCTTCCTCGGGTATATTTATCCTTAGATAAAGCCATTATACAAGAGAATGCTCAATCAGCCACTTTCACAGTTAGCCTGAGTCAAACAACCTACCTACCTGTTACAGTAAGCTTATCTTACGATGGAACTGCAGGTGTAACAGATTACAATGTAGCTCTTGGCACTAACGCAACAAATGCAAACACTATAGTAATACCTGCAGGTCAACTATCAGGTAGTATAACTATCACTTCGGTTGATGATGCTTTTGCTGAAGATGCAGAAACAGTCATTGCAGAAATCGCTTCTGTTGATTACGCTAAAGAAGAAACAGATCAGAAAAAAACAATCACTATTTCTGATAATGATGGACCTGGTATAACTGTATCAACTATCTCGAATGATATTAGTGAAGACGGACAGACTGCAACTTTTACAATTGTTCTAAACTCCGCTCCAACAAACGATGTAAGCATATCAATTTCATCTAATAATCCAGCCGAGGGACAAACATCGGTTAACTCCGTTACATTTAATTCAACAAATTGGAATGTACCAAAAGTGATTACAGTAACTCCTGTTGACGATATTATGGATGAACCCGACAGGTTATTTCAAATAGTTTTTGGTGCTGCAAGCAGTTTAGATACAGACTATAAAGATTTATCCATTAACAGTGTTAATGTAACTAATATTGATAACGACGAGGCTCCAACCATTTCGTTTGATACTACTTCCTCAAATGGAAGTGAATCTGTTAACTCAGTAAATGTTAAGGTAAACCTTTCTACTCCTAGCGCATACCCAATTACTGTTGATTATTCCGTTAGTGGATCTGCTAACTCTTCTGATCATGGGCTAATTAATGGCACCTTATCAATAGCTGCAGGAAGCAATTCGGGATTTATTACCATATCATCAATTAATGATGATAAAATTGATGAACTCGACGAAACTGTAATATTAACTCTTTCAAATCCTTCCTTTGCTACATTAGGAACAAATACTACTCATACCTATACAATTATAGATAATGATGTAGCTGGGATTACAATCACTCAATCCGGTACATCCAACTCTACTTCTGAAGATAAAACTACTGATTCTTTTACCATTAAACTGGATTCGCAACCTACTTCAGATGTGGTAATCAATATCACTGGTGTAGATGCTTCGGAAGGTTCATTGGATAAAACACAATTAACATTTACTTCGGCTAACTGGAATACGGCTCAAACTGTTACCGTAACTGGTGTAGATGATGATCTAGTCGATGGTGACATTTCATATAGTCTTTCAATTGCAGTTGATAATGCTACTTCGGATGATACATATGACAATATCTCCGAAACAGTATCGGTTACCAATACCGATAATGATGTAGCTGGGATTACAATCACTCAATCCGGTACATCAAACTCTACTTCTGAAGATAAAACAACTGATTCTTTTACCGTTAAACTGGATTCGCAACCTACATCAGATGTAGTAATCAATATTACTGGTGTAGATGCTTCGGAAGGTTCATTGGATAAAACACAATTAACATTTACTTCGGCTAACTGGAATACGGCTCAAACTGTTACCGTAACTGGTGTAGATGATGATCTAGTCGATGGTGACATTTCATATAGTCTTTCAATTGCAGTTGATAATGCTACTTCGGATGATACATATGACAATATCTCCGAAACAGTATCGGTTACCAATACCGATAATGATGTAGCTGGGATTACAATCACTCAATCCGGTACATCAAACTCTACTTCTGAAGATAAAACAACTGATTCTTTTACCGTTAAACTGGATTCGCAACCTACATCAGATGTAGTAATCAATATTACTGGTGTAGATGCTTCTGAAGGTTCATTGGATAAAACACAATTGACTTTTACTTCTGGTAACTGGAATACAGCTCAAACTGTTACCGTAACTGGTGTTGATGATGATCTAGTCGATGGTGATATTTCATATAGTCTTTCAATTGCAGTTGATAATGCTACTTCGGATGATACATATGACAATATCTCCGAAACAGTATCGGTTACCAATACGGATAATGATGTAGCTGGGATTACAATCACTCAATCCGGTACATCAAACTCTACTTCTGAAGATAAAACAACTGATTCTTTTACCGTTAAACTGGATTCGCAACCTACTTCAAATGTGGTAATCAATATCACTGGTGTAGATGCTTCTGAAGGTTCATTGGATAAAACACAATTAACATTTACTTCTGAAAACTGGAATACGGCTCAAACTGTTACCGTAACTGGTGTGGATGACAATTTGGTGGATGGTGATATTACTTATACTCTTTCTGTAGCTGTTAATAATGCTACTTCGGATAATACATATGACAATATCTCCGAAACAGTATCGGTTACCAATACAGATAATGATGCTGCAGGGATAATCATCTACCAAACTGATGGGGATACTAAAACTACAGAAGATGGTTCGCAAGATTCTTTCTCTGTCGTACTTCGTACCGAACCAACTTCAGATGTGGTAATCAACATTACTGGTCTGGATGCTTCAGAAGGTTCGTTGGATAAAACTCAATTGACATTTACTTCGGCCAACTGGAATACTCCTCAAACTGTAACTGTAACAGGTGTGGATGATGTGCTAGTAGATGGTGATATTACTTATGACCTTTCAATCGCAGTTGATAACGATAACACGGATGATACATATGATAATATCTCAGAAACTGTTCCGGTTACCAATACGGATAATGATGCTGCAGGTATTATTATCAACCAAACTGATGGGGATACTAAAACTACAGAAGATGGTTCGCAAGATTCTTTCTCTGTCGTACTTCGTACCGAACCAACTTCGGATGTCGTAATCAACATCACTGGTGTAGATGCTTCGGAAGGTTCATTGGATAAAACACAATTGACATTTACTTCGGCTAACTGGAATACGGCTCAAACTGTTACCGTTACTGGTGTAGATGATGATCTAGTCGATGGTGATATTACTTATACTCTTTCTGTAGCTGTTAATAATGCTACTTCGGATAATACATATGACAATATCTCCGAAACAGTATCGGTTACCAATACGGATAATGATGCTGCAGGTATTATTATCAACCAAACTGATGGCGATACGAAAACTACAGAAGATGGTTCGCAAGATTCTTTCTCTGTCGTACTTCGCACCGAACCAACTTCAGATGTGGTAATCAACATTACTGGTCTGGATGCTTCAGAAGGTTCGTTGGATAAAACTCAATTGACATTTACTTCGGCCAACTGGAATACTCCTCAAACTGTAACTGTAACAGGTGCGGATGATGTGCTAGTAGATGGTGATATTACTTATGACCTTTCAATCGCAGTTGATAACGATAACACGGATGATACATATGATAATATCTCAGAAACTGTTCCGGTTACCAATACGGATAATGATGCTGCAGGTATTATTATCAACCAAACTGATGGCGATACGAAAACTTCTGAAGATGGTTCGCAAGATTCTTTCTCTGTCGTACTTCGTACCGAACCAACTTCGGATGTCGTAATCAACATTACTGGTCTGGATGCTTCAGAAGGTTCGTTGGATAAAACTCAATTGACATTTACTTCGGCCAACTGGAATACTCCTCAAACTGTAACTGTAACAGGTGTGGATGATGTGCTAGTAGATGGTGATATTACTTATGACCTTTCAATCGCAGTTGATAACGATAACACGGATGATACATATGATAATATCTCAGAAACTGTTCCGGTTACCAATACGGATAATGATGCTGCAGGTATTATTATCAACCAAACTGATGGCGATACGAAAACTTCTGAAGATGGTTCGCAAGATTCTTTCTCTGTCGTACTTCGTACCGAACCAACTTCAGATGTGGTAATCAACATTACTGGTGTGGATGATTCTGAAGGATCGTTAGACAAATCACAGTTAACTTTTACTTCGACTAACTGGAATACGGCTCAAACTGTTACCGTAACCGGTGTTGATGATGAATTGGTGGATGGTGATATTACTTATTCTCTTTCTGTAGCTGTTAATAATGATACTTCGGATGATACATATGACAATATCTCCGAAACAGTATCAGTTATCAATACCGACAATGATGCAGCGGGTATAATCATCAACCAAACTGATGGGGATACGAAAACTTCTGAAGATGGTAACTCAGATTCTTTCTCTGTTGTGCTTCGCACCGAACCAACTTCAGATGTGGTAATCAACATTACTGGTCTGGATGCTTCAGAAGGTTCGTTGGATAAAACTCAATTGACATTTACATCGGCCAACTGGAATACTCCTCAAACTGTTACCGTAACAGGTGTGGATGATGAATTGGTGGATGGTGATATTACTTATGACCTTTCAATCGCAGTTGATAATGATAACTCGGATGATACATATGACAATATCTCCGAAACAGTATCAGTTATCAATACCGACAATGATGCAGCGGGTATAATCATCAACCAAACTGATGGGGATACGAAAACTTCTGAAGATGGTAACTCAGATTCTTTCTCTGTTGTGCTTCGCACCGAACCAACTTCAGATGTGGTAATCAACATTACTGGTCTGGATGCTTCAGAAGGTTCGTTGGATAAAACTCAATTGACATTTACATCGGCCAACTGGAATACTCCTCAAACTGTTACCGTAACAGGTGTGGATGATGAGCTAGTAGATGGTGATATTACTTATGACCTTTCAATCGCAGTTGATAATGATAACTCGGATGATACATATGACAATATCTCCGAAACAGTATCGGTTACCAATACAGATAATGATGCTGCAGGGATAATCATCAACCAAACTGATGGGGATACTAAAACTACAGAAGATGGTTCGCAAGATTCTTTCTCTGTCGTACTTCGTACCGAACCTACTTCAGATGTGGTAATCAATATCACTGGTGTTGATGCTTCAGAAGGTTCTCTTAATAGATCACAGTTGACATTTACTTCGGCTAACTGGGATACACCTCAAACGGTTACTATTACTGGTGTAAATGATTATTTAGTGGATGGTGATATTTCTTATACGCTTTCAATTGCTGTTAATAATGCTAGTTCGGATGATACATATGATGGTATCGATGAAAATGTATCGGTTACCAATATGGATAATGATGTAGCTGGGATTATCGTCACAGAAACAAATGGTTACACTGAAACATCAGAAGATGAAAATGCTGATTATTTCTATGTTGTACTGCGTACCAAACCTACTTCGGATGTGCAAATCAACATCACTGGCATTGATGCTTCGGAAGGTTTATTGGATAAATATCAATTGACTTTTACTTCTACCAATTGGAGTACAGCCCAGATGGTGACCGTTAAAGGTATGGATGATGATTTAGTAGATGGTGATATTACTTATACTCTTTCTGTAGCTGTTGATAATGCTACATCTGATGACACCTATGATGACATCAGAGAAGCGGTATCGGTTACCAATACAGATAATGATCTAGAAGTTACTGAGATAATCGCAAATGACGATGTCGCTCAAACAGATATGAATACTGATGTAACAATTAATGTTCTTGAAAATGACATTAATGTAAACACATCAGAAGCTAACATTACTATTACTTCAAAAATCGTTGGTGGAACTGCTGTTATCAACTCAGATAATACTATAACTGTTGTACCTTCAACTGGTTTTACTGGAGAAATCTCATTAACATATGAAGTTTGTAATGCTGAAAATGTTTGTGCAAGTGCAAAGATTACTGTTACTGTCAATGCAATAAACCAAGCTCCAGTTGCTATCGATGATCAATATTCAGTTGTTGAAGGTAATACTTTGGAAGGAGCATCATTGCTGAATAATGACAGTGATCCGGATGGAGATGACTTAACGATTAACATCACCCCTATAGCAATACCCGATCACGGTAGCTTAATCATCCATACTGATGGTACATTTACTTATACACCTGATGAAGAATATATTGGCGAGGATAGTTTTACTTACGAAGTTTGCGACAATGGTACTCCTCAGCAATGTAGTTCAGCAACTGTATTTATTACTGTTGAAAAATGGGATAATGACGGCGATGGCATATCGAATGAAATCGAAGGTGATGTGGATACTGATGGTGATGGCACTTTAGACAGAGATGACACTGACTCGGATAATGATGGAATACTTGATGAAGAAGAAGGAAACATCGATTCCGATGGCGACAGCACTGCCAACTATAAAGATACTGATTCGGATGATGATGGAATTCCTGATGAAGTTGAAGGAACGGATGATGCGGACGACGATGGTTTACCAAATTATATCGATCCGGATTCTGACGGAGATGGTCTATCTGATGCTGAGGAAGGAACTGACGACTACGACAATGACGGTCTTCCTAACTATTTGGATGATGATTCAGATAACGATGGGGTAAGTGATGCTGTTGAAGGCGATGTTGACACAGATCAAGACGGAATGCCTGACTACCTAGATGAAGACTCTGATAACGATGGAGTATTAGATATTAATGAAGGAGAAGGCGATTGCGACAATGATGGAATCGAAAATCGATTAGATCCAGACAGATGTTATGGCGAGTATGAGTTAGAGCTATTTGAAGGATTCTCTCCTAACAACGATGGCGATAACGATACCTACAACATACCATGGTTGTATCAATTTAATCAGGTTAGCATCGAAGTCTTTAACAGATGGGGTAATGTGGTTTACAAACAAGGTAGATATCAGAATAACTGGAATGGTGAATCAAATGTAGGTTTCAGCATAGGTAAAGATCTTCCTGTTGGAACATACTATTACATCATTAAGGTGCACGATATCAACAAAACCCTTACCGGATATATTTACTTAAATCGATAA
- a CDS encoding methyl-accepting chemotaxis protein, with translation MKTKIKINIASKTIIIVAVFFALSLLVILISRVTLQKFSDDIDNMASLNYYESFITNANVAQLAFVLSSSNGEEPNSWYRQDYEFQNMFGYNILKSLRNNIKDSDDYVFDQERALNNQLEYDRVGAEYIAQIDLRNYYQKELVNCAEDIFASNQISKSVKEKVKSLLLAFVFLQMERNDHQYDEYNKAVQSFESLLYKQTGITKEKLLTFYDTHQKLRDVNNVNSTIFYNVLSKWDQSRIYPNQLKIAIQNQIGVIHNRINNLFSGVVVFLILMSAVIAYYFITNISKGVKGNIAITDEVSKGNLDFILPDTIQKRDDEFNKIGYALLSMGLKLKRVVESIYVNISEIKSRSEQLHAISNSIASEANNQASSIEEISSSMEEMLSNIEQTSQNTAETNSIINTLSSEIKDVVTVSQQSANSISHAMEKISIVNDIAFQTNILALNAAVEAARAGEAGRKK, from the coding sequence ATGAAAACCAAAATCAAGATAAATATAGCTTCGAAGACCATCATTATTGTGGCGGTCTTTTTTGCATTGTCCTTACTAGTTATTCTTATTAGTCGTGTTACGCTACAAAAGTTCTCGGATGATATTGATAATATGGCGTCGCTGAATTATTACGAAAGTTTTATAACCAATGCAAATGTTGCACAGTTAGCCTTTGTTTTATCAAGTAGTAATGGCGAAGAGCCTAATTCGTGGTATCGACAGGATTATGAGTTTCAGAATATGTTTGGATATAATATTCTAAAGTCGTTAAGGAATAATATAAAGGATAGTGACGATTATGTATTTGATCAGGAGCGAGCTTTGAATAATCAGTTAGAGTACGATAGAGTTGGAGCTGAGTATATTGCTCAGATTGATTTGAGAAACTACTATCAAAAAGAGTTAGTTAATTGTGCTGAAGATATATTTGCATCTAATCAAATATCAAAGTCGGTTAAAGAGAAAGTTAAGAGTTTGCTACTCGCGTTTGTATTTCTTCAAATGGAGCGTAATGATCATCAGTATGATGAGTACAACAAGGCAGTACAATCCTTCGAATCTTTGCTATATAAACAAACAGGCATTACAAAGGAGAAATTGTTGACGTTTTACGACACGCATCAAAAGCTGAGGGATGTAAATAATGTGAATAGTACTATATTTTATAATGTATTATCCAAGTGGGATCAAAGTCGCATTTATCCTAATCAGTTGAAAATTGCCATTCAAAACCAGATAGGTGTTATTCATAATAGAATTAATAATCTATTCTCAGGAGTAGTGGTGTTTCTTATTCTGATGTCGGCCGTGATAGCATATTATTTTATTACAAATATTAGTAAAGGAGTTAAAGGTAATATTGCCATTACCGATGAAGTGAGTAAAGGAAATCTGGACTTTATTCTGCCTGATACAATCCAGAAGCGGGATGATGAGTTTAATAAAATTGGCTATGCTTTATTAAGTATGGGCCTGAAATTAAAAAGGGTAGTGGAGAGTATTTATGTGAATATATCAGAGATTAAATCTCGTTCTGAGCAACTTCATGCCATATCCAATAGTATTGCATCCGAAGCAAATAACCAAGCTTCATCCATCGAAGAGATCTCATCATCTATGGAAGAAATGTTATCCAATATTGAGCAAACAAGTCAGAATACAGCTGAAACAAATTCGATTATCAATACGCTAAGTAGCGAAATAAAGGATGTGGTGACGGTGTCGCAGCAAAGTGCCAATTCTATTAGCCATGCCATGGAGAAAATTTCGATTGTAAACGATATTGCCTTTCAAACTAATATTCTGGCTCTTAATGCGGCTGTTGAGGCGGCTAGAGCTGGTGAAGCTGGCCGAAAAAAGTAA